In Phycodurus eques isolate BA_2022a chromosome 10, UOR_Pequ_1.1, whole genome shotgun sequence, a genomic segment contains:
- the LOC133408268 gene encoding dual specificity tyrosine-phosphorylation-regulated kinase 4-like isoform X3: MLIKKVETCSPPQKAAPGKMQAAAPKSDKATNEQLNKIPPTSRVHKEPLKLTKNIQAAAHRQTSLPLNPPHKTRLGFPQIPMTQQKTISTPAQQVCARINKSSSRNRILTSQSQCRTPESVLRDTKRCLTPYEQNEIKEYRHVWYVGEKAKKLRRSKESTPPTEGESFDDSKGFYKVRAGDHLAYRFEVLGVMGSGLAGKVLKCRDHKTMTLVAIKVFRNTAEGHKMAQTELENLKTLQRLDRTNKANMVHMKEHFYFRSHLCITFELFEKDLHKALVESKLRRLCEADIRKYAIDVLKCLKVLKDVQLIHGDLKPENILLDKENNAAVSDFGGSIFIRGRPTNQTLAYMAPERLLGKCCTTASDMWSLGCTLAELDWGLFLFKGKDKGAGPPTIRVTDCGEQEKLLYW; encoded by the exons ATGCTCATCAAGAAGGTGGAGACATGCTCGCCACCTCAGAAAGCGGCACCCGGGAAGATGCAAGCAGCCGCACCAAAAAGTGACAAGGCAACTAACGAGCAACTCAACAAG ATTCCTCCTACCTCAAGAGTCCACAAAGAGCCGCTGAAGTTGACCAAAAACATCCAAGCGGCGGCCCATCGTCAGACCTCCCTGCCGTTGAACCCCCCGCACAAAACCAGACTTGGGTTCCCGCAAATTCCCATGACTCAGCAGAAAACCATCTCGACGCCTGCGCAACAAGTCTGTGCTCGA ATAAACAAAAGCTCTTCCAGGAACAGAATCCTCACTTCCCAATCACAGTGCAGGACTCCCGAAT CGGTTCTCCGGGACACCAAGCGATGCCTGACGCCATACGAGCAGAACGAAATCAAGGAATACCGACACGTGTGGTATGTGGGAGAGAAGGCCAAGAAATTGCGACGCTCCAAAGAGTCCACGCCGCCGACGGAGGGCGAGTCCTTCGACGACTCCAAAGGGTTCTACAAAGTG AGGGCTGGAGACCACCTGGCCTACCGCTTTGAGGTGCTGGGGGTGATGGGATCCGGACTGGCCGGAAAGGTGCTCAAATGCAGGGACCACAAGACCATGACACTTGTTGCCATCAAGGTCTTTCGAAACACAGCCGA AGGGCATAAAATGGCACAGACAGAGTTGGAAAATCTAAAAACCCTGCAGCGGCTAGACAGGACCAACAAAGCCAACATGGTCCACATGAAGGAGCACTTCTACTTCCGCAGCCACCTCTGCATCACCTTTGAACTATTTGA aaaggacCTCCATAAAGCCTTAGTGGAGAGCAAATTACGACGGCTGTGCGAGGCCGACATCAGGAAATACGCCATTGATGTGCTCAAGTGTCTGAAGGTGCTCAAAGACGTGCAACTCATCCACGGAGACTTGAAACCG gaaaacattttgttggacAAGGAGAACAACGCAGCAGTGAGTGACTTCGGAGGGAGCATCTTTATCAGAG GTCGGCCCACCAATCAGACGCTGGCGTACATGGCTCCGGAGCGTCTCCTTGGCAAGTGCTGTACCACAGCCTCCGACATGTGGAGCCTAGGCTGCACACTGGCTGAGCTCGACTGGGGCCTATTTCTCTTTAAAGGCAAAGACAAAG GTGCTGGGCCTCCCACCATTAGAGTTACTGACTGCGGCGAGCAGGAAAAACTACTGTATTGGTGA
- the LOC133408268 gene encoding dual specificity tyrosine-phosphorylation-regulated kinase 4-like isoform X4 has protein sequence MLIKKVETCSPPQKAAPGKMQAAAPKSDKATNEQLNKIPPTSRVHKEPLKLTKNIQAAAHRQTSLPLNPPHKTRLGFPQIPMTQQKTISTPAQQVCARINKSSSRNRILTSQSQCRTPESVLRDTKRCLTPYEQNEIKEYRHVWYVGEKAKKLRRSKESTPPTEGESFDDSKGFYKVRAGDHLAYRFEVLGVMGSGLAGKVLKCRDHKTMTLVAIKVFRNTAEGHKMAQTELENLKTLQRLDRTNKANMVHMKEHFYFRSHLCITFELFEKDLHKALVESKLRRLCEADIRKYAIDVLKCLKVLKDVQLIHGDLKPENILLDKENNAAVSDFGGSIFIRGRPTNQTLAYMAPERLLGKCCTTASDMWSLGCTLAELDWGLFLFKGKDKGAGPPTIRVTDCGEQEKLLY, from the exons ATGCTCATCAAGAAGGTGGAGACATGCTCGCCACCTCAGAAAGCGGCACCCGGGAAGATGCAAGCAGCCGCACCAAAAAGTGACAAGGCAACTAACGAGCAACTCAACAAG ATTCCTCCTACCTCAAGAGTCCACAAAGAGCCGCTGAAGTTGACCAAAAACATCCAAGCGGCGGCCCATCGTCAGACCTCCCTGCCGTTGAACCCCCCGCACAAAACCAGACTTGGGTTCCCGCAAATTCCCATGACTCAGCAGAAAACCATCTCGACGCCTGCGCAACAAGTCTGTGCTCGA ATAAACAAAAGCTCTTCCAGGAACAGAATCCTCACTTCCCAATCACAGTGCAGGACTCCCGAAT CGGTTCTCCGGGACACCAAGCGATGCCTGACGCCATACGAGCAGAACGAAATCAAGGAATACCGACACGTGTGGTATGTGGGAGAGAAGGCCAAGAAATTGCGACGCTCCAAAGAGTCCACGCCGCCGACGGAGGGCGAGTCCTTCGACGACTCCAAAGGGTTCTACAAAGTG AGGGCTGGAGACCACCTGGCCTACCGCTTTGAGGTGCTGGGGGTGATGGGATCCGGACTGGCCGGAAAGGTGCTCAAATGCAGGGACCACAAGACCATGACACTTGTTGCCATCAAGGTCTTTCGAAACACAGCCGA AGGGCATAAAATGGCACAGACAGAGTTGGAAAATCTAAAAACCCTGCAGCGGCTAGACAGGACCAACAAAGCCAACATGGTCCACATGAAGGAGCACTTCTACTTCCGCAGCCACCTCTGCATCACCTTTGAACTATTTGA aaaggacCTCCATAAAGCCTTAGTGGAGAGCAAATTACGACGGCTGTGCGAGGCCGACATCAGGAAATACGCCATTGATGTGCTCAAGTGTCTGAAGGTGCTCAAAGACGTGCAACTCATCCACGGAGACTTGAAACCG gaaaacattttgttggacAAGGAGAACAACGCAGCAGTGAGTGACTTCGGAGGGAGCATCTTTATCAGAG GTCGGCCCACCAATCAGACGCTGGCGTACATGGCTCCGGAGCGTCTCCTTGGCAAGTGCTGTACCACAGCCTCCGACATGTGGAGCCTAGGCTGCACACTGGCTGAGCTCGACTGGGGCCTATTTCTCTTTAAAGGCAAAGACAAAG GTGCTGGGCCTCCCACCATTAGAGTTACTGACTGCGGCGAGCAGGAAAAACTACTGTATTG A
- the LOC133408268 gene encoding dual specificity tyrosine-phosphorylation-regulated kinase 4-like isoform X1, with translation MLIKKVETCSPPQKAAPGKMQAAAPKSDKATNEQLNKIPPTSRVHKEPLKLTKNIQAAAHRQTSLPLNPPHKTRLGFPQIPMTQQKTISTPAQQVCARINKSSSRNRILTSQSQCRTPESVLRDTKRCLTPYEQNEIKEYRHVWYVGEKAKKLRRSKESTPPTEGESFDDSKGFYKVRAGDHLAYRFEVLGVMGSGLAGKVLKCRDHKTMTLVAIKVFRNTAEGHKMAQTELENLKTLQRLDRTNKANMVHMKEHFYFRSHLCITFELFEKDLHKALVESKLRRLCEADIRKYAIDVLKCLKVLKDVQLIHGDLKPENILLDKENNAAVSDFGGSIFIRGRPTNQTLAYMAPERLLGKCCTTASDMWSLGCTLAELDWGLFLFKGKDKGDIFNCITRVLGLPPLELLTAASRKNYCIDGSETEDKKLPKTPLATRLKSKNPKFLDFIRCCLEYDATKRLTPEKALRHPWIKQATKHTYNRPTISSLLKREKIPPPMLQPTQYK, from the exons ATGCTCATCAAGAAGGTGGAGACATGCTCGCCACCTCAGAAAGCGGCACCCGGGAAGATGCAAGCAGCCGCACCAAAAAGTGACAAGGCAACTAACGAGCAACTCAACAAG ATTCCTCCTACCTCAAGAGTCCACAAAGAGCCGCTGAAGTTGACCAAAAACATCCAAGCGGCGGCCCATCGTCAGACCTCCCTGCCGTTGAACCCCCCGCACAAAACCAGACTTGGGTTCCCGCAAATTCCCATGACTCAGCAGAAAACCATCTCGACGCCTGCGCAACAAGTCTGTGCTCGA ATAAACAAAAGCTCTTCCAGGAACAGAATCCTCACTTCCCAATCACAGTGCAGGACTCCCGAAT CGGTTCTCCGGGACACCAAGCGATGCCTGACGCCATACGAGCAGAACGAAATCAAGGAATACCGACACGTGTGGTATGTGGGAGAGAAGGCCAAGAAATTGCGACGCTCCAAAGAGTCCACGCCGCCGACGGAGGGCGAGTCCTTCGACGACTCCAAAGGGTTCTACAAAGTG AGGGCTGGAGACCACCTGGCCTACCGCTTTGAGGTGCTGGGGGTGATGGGATCCGGACTGGCCGGAAAGGTGCTCAAATGCAGGGACCACAAGACCATGACACTTGTTGCCATCAAGGTCTTTCGAAACACAGCCGA AGGGCATAAAATGGCACAGACAGAGTTGGAAAATCTAAAAACCCTGCAGCGGCTAGACAGGACCAACAAAGCCAACATGGTCCACATGAAGGAGCACTTCTACTTCCGCAGCCACCTCTGCATCACCTTTGAACTATTTGA aaaggacCTCCATAAAGCCTTAGTGGAGAGCAAATTACGACGGCTGTGCGAGGCCGACATCAGGAAATACGCCATTGATGTGCTCAAGTGTCTGAAGGTGCTCAAAGACGTGCAACTCATCCACGGAGACTTGAAACCG gaaaacattttgttggacAAGGAGAACAACGCAGCAGTGAGTGACTTCGGAGGGAGCATCTTTATCAGAG GTCGGCCCACCAATCAGACGCTGGCGTACATGGCTCCGGAGCGTCTCCTTGGCAAGTGCTGTACCACAGCCTCCGACATGTGGAGCCTAGGCTGCACACTGGCTGAGCTCGACTGGGGCCTATTTCTCTTTAAAGGCAAAGACAAAGGTGACATTTTCAACTGTATAACAAGG GTGCTGGGCCTCCCACCATTAGAGTTACTGACTGCGGCGAGCAGGAAAAACTACTGTATTG ATGGCTCGGAGACTGAAGACAAAAAACTACCAAAGACCCCTCTGGCCACGAGACTGAAGTCAAAAAATCCAAAGTTTCTGGACTTTATTCGGTGCTGTCTCGA ATACGACGCAACAAAGCGGCTCACCCCGGAAAAGGCTTTGCGACATCCGTGGATCAAGCAGGCGACCAAACATACAT ATAACAGACCGACCATAAGCAGCTTGCTGAAGAGAGAGAAGATTCCGCCACCAATGTTGCAGCCAACACAATACAAATAA
- the LOC133408268 gene encoding dual specificity tyrosine-phosphorylation-regulated kinase 4-like isoform X2 → MNANAQETFTINKSSSRNRILTSQSQCRTPESVLRDTKRCLTPYEQNEIKEYRHVWYVGEKAKKLRRSKESTPPTEGESFDDSKGFYKVRAGDHLAYRFEVLGVMGSGLAGKVLKCRDHKTMTLVAIKVFRNTAEGHKMAQTELENLKTLQRLDRTNKANMVHMKEHFYFRSHLCITFELFEKDLHKALVESKLRRLCEADIRKYAIDVLKCLKVLKDVQLIHGDLKPENILLDKENNAAVSDFGGSIFIRGRPTNQTLAYMAPERLLGKCCTTASDMWSLGCTLAELDWGLFLFKGKDKGDIFNCITRVLGLPPLELLTAASRKNYCIDGSETEDKKLPKTPLATRLKSKNPKFLDFIRCCLEYDATKRLTPEKALRHPWIKQATKHTYNRPTISSLLKREKIPPPMLQPTQYK, encoded by the exons ATGAACGCGAACGCACAAGAGACATTCACT ATAAACAAAAGCTCTTCCAGGAACAGAATCCTCACTTCCCAATCACAGTGCAGGACTCCCGAAT CGGTTCTCCGGGACACCAAGCGATGCCTGACGCCATACGAGCAGAACGAAATCAAGGAATACCGACACGTGTGGTATGTGGGAGAGAAGGCCAAGAAATTGCGACGCTCCAAAGAGTCCACGCCGCCGACGGAGGGCGAGTCCTTCGACGACTCCAAAGGGTTCTACAAAGTG AGGGCTGGAGACCACCTGGCCTACCGCTTTGAGGTGCTGGGGGTGATGGGATCCGGACTGGCCGGAAAGGTGCTCAAATGCAGGGACCACAAGACCATGACACTTGTTGCCATCAAGGTCTTTCGAAACACAGCCGA AGGGCATAAAATGGCACAGACAGAGTTGGAAAATCTAAAAACCCTGCAGCGGCTAGACAGGACCAACAAAGCCAACATGGTCCACATGAAGGAGCACTTCTACTTCCGCAGCCACCTCTGCATCACCTTTGAACTATTTGA aaaggacCTCCATAAAGCCTTAGTGGAGAGCAAATTACGACGGCTGTGCGAGGCCGACATCAGGAAATACGCCATTGATGTGCTCAAGTGTCTGAAGGTGCTCAAAGACGTGCAACTCATCCACGGAGACTTGAAACCG gaaaacattttgttggacAAGGAGAACAACGCAGCAGTGAGTGACTTCGGAGGGAGCATCTTTATCAGAG GTCGGCCCACCAATCAGACGCTGGCGTACATGGCTCCGGAGCGTCTCCTTGGCAAGTGCTGTACCACAGCCTCCGACATGTGGAGCCTAGGCTGCACACTGGCTGAGCTCGACTGGGGCCTATTTCTCTTTAAAGGCAAAGACAAAGGTGACATTTTCAACTGTATAACAAGG GTGCTGGGCCTCCCACCATTAGAGTTACTGACTGCGGCGAGCAGGAAAAACTACTGTATTG ATGGCTCGGAGACTGAAGACAAAAAACTACCAAAGACCCCTCTGGCCACGAGACTGAAGTCAAAAAATCCAAAGTTTCTGGACTTTATTCGGTGCTGTCTCGA ATACGACGCAACAAAGCGGCTCACCCCGGAAAAGGCTTTGCGACATCCGTGGATCAAGCAGGCGACCAAACATACAT ATAACAGACCGACCATAAGCAGCTTGCTGAAGAGAGAGAAGATTCCGCCACCAATGTTGCAGCCAACACAATACAAATAA